One Streptomyces sp. NBC_00554 DNA segment encodes these proteins:
- a CDS encoding phenylacetaldoxime dehydratase family protein: MPRTAPPGHTPRFTAYSARFPEGTDAFVFAQYGCQAPSREEAERGAACLATLFAGPDGPDLVDRGSFYDTAGAHNVTLLAYWYDPSRHRRWRGSEAVRAAWDGLPTQGPVGHWREESVIPVERNETLHTHRREDYATSGLSQSGALELPETQVHDYWGAARDRIAASATEALEPAMPAFEPQDPRTQETRGRRVSVEVPGNVALIRTAQDWSASTLYRETYLADVKPVKDRGVDFLAENAGSGCIAARNLTEESADGAPLERACTIAWFASLEHLMTWCRSHRTHLDIYASFFQMVGGGEGPLDVAFWHEVSVLPSGSVTAEYVNCDPRTGFLPLSPTT, from the coding sequence ATGCCGAGAACGGCCCCGCCGGGACACACCCCTCGTTTCACCGCCTACAGTGCCCGATTCCCGGAGGGCACGGACGCCTTCGTCTTCGCGCAGTACGGCTGCCAAGCGCCTTCCCGGGAGGAAGCCGAGCGGGGCGCGGCGTGCCTCGCCACGCTGTTCGCCGGGCCGGACGGGCCGGACCTGGTCGACCGCGGATCCTTCTACGACACCGCCGGAGCGCACAACGTGACGTTGCTGGCGTACTGGTACGACCCGAGCCGCCACCGGCGCTGGCGGGGATCGGAAGCCGTCCGCGCCGCCTGGGACGGCCTCCCCACGCAGGGGCCGGTCGGGCACTGGCGCGAGGAGTCCGTCATCCCTGTCGAGCGGAACGAGACGCTGCACACCCACCGCCGTGAGGACTATGCGACCAGCGGACTGTCGCAGTCCGGCGCCCTCGAACTCCCCGAGACCCAGGTGCACGACTACTGGGGCGCCGCCCGTGACCGCATCGCGGCGTCGGCCACTGAGGCGCTGGAGCCCGCGATGCCGGCCTTCGAGCCTCAGGACCCCCGGACCCAGGAGACTCGTGGCCGCCGCGTCAGCGTCGAAGTACCGGGAAACGTGGCGCTGATCCGCACCGCGCAGGACTGGTCCGCCAGCACGCTGTACCGCGAGACCTACCTGGCCGACGTCAAGCCGGTCAAGGACCGGGGCGTCGACTTCCTGGCGGAGAATGCCGGGTCCGGCTGTATCGCCGCCCGCAACCTCACCGAGGAGTCGGCGGACGGCGCGCCGCTCGAACGTGCCTGCACCATCGCCTGGTTCGCCTCGCTCGAGCACCTGATGACCTGGTGCCGGTCGCACCGCACGCACCTGGACATCTACGCCAGCTTCTTCCAGATGGTCGGCGGCGGCGAGGGCCCGCTGGACGTCGCCTTCTGGCACGAGGTCTCCGTACTGCCGAGCGGTTCGGTGACCGCCGAGTACGTCAACTGCGATCCGCGCACCGGCTTCCTGCCGCTGTCCCCAACCACCTGA
- a CDS encoding cupin domain-containing protein, which yields MNVLLNTWRMDLLADHLARARASGAVFARTVATPPWGLRLGGSIQLAVHAVVRGRGWLWFDDGSQSPMELSPGDVTLVRGGPDHYIGHEPGADCLEPEEFRARHGRDGRSDDPGATVFLCGAYRFSGDIGSGLLEALPQVLPLSAAVGDPLRDVIGLLSRELASPEPGQPTVLDRLLDILLVLAIRTSFRQSTTAPRWYRASADPRLNAALQAIHGDAGHPWSVPELAEISGLSRAAFARTFKDALDQTPMQYLTDWRMTLARDHLRNGELGLAKIADLTGYGSPYAFAAAFRRHHGDPPGAWRQRESTRGSSPAADDRIHPR from the coding sequence GTGAATGTCCTGCTTAATACTTGGCGCATGGATCTGCTGGCGGACCACCTCGCGAGAGCGCGCGCCTCGGGCGCTGTTTTCGCTCGAACGGTGGCCACGCCTCCCTGGGGGTTGCGGCTTGGGGGCTCCATCCAGCTCGCGGTGCACGCCGTCGTACGGGGGCGGGGGTGGCTGTGGTTCGACGACGGCTCACAGAGCCCGATGGAGCTCTCGCCGGGTGACGTGACCCTTGTCCGCGGGGGACCCGATCACTACATCGGCCATGAACCCGGCGCCGACTGCCTCGAACCGGAGGAGTTCCGGGCGCGTCACGGGCGCGACGGACGCTCGGACGACCCAGGGGCCACGGTGTTCCTGTGTGGCGCCTACCGGTTTTCGGGAGACATCGGCAGCGGCCTGCTCGAAGCGCTGCCCCAGGTGCTGCCGCTCTCGGCTGCCGTCGGCGATCCCCTGCGCGACGTGATCGGCCTGCTGTCCCGCGAGCTGGCTTCCCCTGAACCAGGTCAGCCCACTGTGCTGGACCGGCTCCTCGACATACTTCTGGTTCTTGCCATCCGTACCAGTTTCCGGCAGAGCACCACCGCACCTCGCTGGTACCGGGCGTCGGCGGATCCCCGGCTGAACGCAGCGCTGCAAGCCATACACGGCGATGCCGGGCACCCATGGTCGGTCCCCGAACTCGCCGAGATCAGCGGACTCTCCCGGGCGGCCTTCGCCCGGACCTTCAAAGACGCACTCGACCAGACCCCGATGCAATACCTGACGGACTGGCGAATGACCCTGGCCCGCGACCACCTGCGCAACGGCGAACTGGGCCTGGCGAAAATCGCCGACCTGACCGGCTACGGCTCTCCCTACGCCTTCGCCGCGGCCTTCCGCCGCCATCACGGAGACCCGCCCGGAGCATGGCGCCAACGGGAGTCGACCCGCGGCAGCAGTCCAGCAGCCGACGACCGCATCCACCCCCGCTGA
- a CDS encoding carbon-nitrogen hydrolase family protein: protein MVEYTGAFKAAVVQAEPVWLDADTTIDKSIGLIEEAARAGAQLIAFPETFVPGYPWWLWLDSPAAGMPFVGRYHENSLTLDGPRFQRLLDAARANSIAVAVGFSERGGGSLYMGQALISADGKLVGARRKLKPTHVERTMFGEGDGSDLLVHDTALGRIGSLCCWEHLQPLTKYAMFSQHEQVHVAAWPSFSVYKGAAYALGPEVNTAASQIYAAEGQVFVLAPCAVVGEAAIELFCDTPVKQQLLQRGGGFARIYGPDGRPLADPLPEDAEGILYADIDLTAIPFAKAAADPVGHYARPDVTRLLLNRTERRPVEYATYATPSAEHFDDAEAIITEPEATPVG from the coding sequence ATGGTCGAGTACACAGGGGCCTTCAAGGCGGCCGTCGTCCAGGCCGAGCCGGTATGGCTCGACGCCGACACCACGATCGACAAGAGCATCGGCCTGATCGAGGAGGCCGCCCGCGCGGGGGCACAGCTCATCGCCTTCCCCGAGACCTTCGTTCCCGGTTACCCCTGGTGGCTGTGGCTGGACTCCCCGGCCGCCGGCATGCCGTTCGTCGGGCGCTACCACGAGAACTCGCTGACCCTGGACGGCCCTCGCTTCCAGCGGCTGCTCGACGCCGCACGCGCGAACTCCATAGCGGTGGCCGTCGGATTCAGCGAGCGTGGCGGCGGCAGCCTGTACATGGGCCAGGCGCTCATCTCCGCCGACGGCAAGCTCGTCGGAGCCCGTCGCAAGCTCAAGCCCACCCACGTGGAACGCACCATGTTCGGGGAGGGCGACGGCTCCGACCTGCTGGTCCACGACACCGCGCTCGGCAGGATCGGGTCACTGTGCTGCTGGGAGCACCTCCAGCCGCTGACCAAGTACGCCATGTTCAGCCAGCACGAGCAGGTGCACGTGGCCGCCTGGCCCAGCTTCTCGGTGTACAAGGGGGCGGCCTACGCGCTCGGCCCGGAGGTCAACACCGCCGCCTCCCAGATCTACGCCGCCGAGGGCCAGGTCTTCGTACTCGCCCCGTGCGCAGTGGTCGGCGAGGCGGCCATCGAGCTGTTCTGCGACACCCCCGTCAAGCAGCAACTGCTGCAGCGCGGCGGCGGCTTCGCCCGGATCTACGGTCCCGACGGCCGCCCGCTGGCCGACCCGCTGCCCGAGGACGCCGAGGGCATCCTGTACGCCGACATCGACCTGACCGCGATCCCGTTCGCCAAGGCCGCCGCCGACCCGGTCGGGCACTACGCCCGCCCCGACGTCACCCGTCTCCTCCTCAACCGCACCGAGCGGCGCCCCGTGGAGTACGCCACCTACGCCACCCCGTCGGCCGAGCACTTCGACGATGCTGAGGCGATCATCACGGAGCCGGAGGCAACACCGGTCGGCTGA
- a CDS encoding helix-turn-helix domain-containing protein — MSLVLSTDSVPPGERRAYWHDAVWRTFVPLDVSTPKDPTDAPFSGAVRTDRLGHLQISTVDADPERVFRTPRLIAQDSDEYMLIGLQGRGPAVVTQDGRDALLRPGDFALYDTTRPYTLSFPDRFQMKVFQLPRQALGLRESDLRRITGITLRGDEGPAALVAPFLAGLADGAASCLPQVGDMLARNAVDLLTTLIAEHLGRDAVGTDAAHRALLVRIRAFIGHHLADPDLSPESIAAAHRISVRYLHRLFQDEGPTVSRWIQLRRLEECRRELSRPGRTSPAVAAVAHRWGFANPAHFSRVFRAAYGMSPREWQARADGA, encoded by the coding sequence ATGAGCCTTGTCCTTTCCACAGACTCCGTGCCTCCGGGCGAGCGGCGGGCCTACTGGCACGATGCCGTCTGGCGCACGTTCGTGCCCCTGGACGTCTCCACCCCGAAGGACCCCACGGACGCGCCCTTCTCCGGAGCGGTCAGGACCGACCGCCTCGGCCACCTCCAGATCTCCACCGTGGACGCCGACCCGGAGCGGGTCTTCCGCACTCCGCGGCTGATCGCTCAGGACAGCGACGAGTACATGCTCATCGGCCTGCAGGGACGGGGCCCCGCCGTCGTCACCCAGGACGGCCGGGACGCTCTCCTGCGGCCGGGCGATTTCGCTCTCTACGACACGACCCGGCCGTACACGCTGAGCTTCCCCGACCGCTTCCAGATGAAGGTCTTCCAGCTACCGCGACAGGCGCTCGGGCTCCGGGAGTCCGACCTGCGGCGCATCACCGGCATCACCCTCCGCGGCGACGAGGGACCGGCCGCCCTGGTGGCCCCCTTCCTGGCCGGTCTCGCCGACGGAGCCGCTTCCTGCCTCCCCCAGGTCGGCGACATGCTCGCGCGCAACGCCGTGGACCTGCTCACCACCCTCATCGCCGAGCACCTCGGCCGGGACGCCGTCGGCACCGACGCCGCCCACCGCGCGCTGCTGGTGCGGATCCGGGCCTTCATCGGCCACCACCTCGCCGATCCCGACCTTTCGCCGGAATCGATCGCCGCCGCCCACCGCATCTCCGTCCGCTACCTGCACCGGCTCTTCCAGGACGAAGGCCCCACCGTCAGCCGCTGGATCCAGCTCCGCCGCCTTGAGGAATGCCGGCGTGAACTGAGCCGCCCCGGCCGCACGAGCCCAGCCGTGGCCGCCGTCGCGCACCGCTGGGGCTTCGCCAACCCTGCGCACTTCAGCCGGGTGTTCCGGGCGGCGTACGGGATGTCCCCGCGCGAATGGCAGGCCAGGGCTGACGGTGCCTGA
- a CDS encoding MFS transporter produces the protein MKAHIALLTSISAMFLATSSAPTPLYGVYAQLWGVSAAATSVVFGAYALALLLALLVLGRVSDHIGRRTVIWPALLVQVVAMLVFATAGGVGGLLVGRVLQGLSTGAGLAGVGAALLDTDAERGRIANSAAPPIGSAVGALGSAVLVTFAPMPTRLVYLVFAIVLVLQIVALSRLPETAPRTPGAVRSLRPRLRAPRRVLALLGAAVPVLFSVWAVSGLFGAFGPHLAALLTGSSSPVLGALPIAIVGAVAPVVAFSTTGLAGRRSLVYGITGLLTALAITAISLLLGQMWLLLAGAVVAGIGFGLGFRGAMDLVLPAVDESERADTLSLLYIASYLGFGGPAIVAGIVLQSTGNLTATTLGYAVVLAVLAATAAGVLRLTGDTEGTNS, from the coding sequence GTGAAGGCGCATATCGCGCTGCTGACCTCGATCAGCGCGATGTTCCTCGCGACGTCCAGCGCCCCGACTCCGCTCTACGGCGTGTATGCCCAGCTGTGGGGTGTGTCGGCAGCGGCGACATCGGTGGTGTTCGGCGCGTACGCCCTCGCGTTGCTGCTGGCTCTGCTGGTGCTCGGCCGGGTCTCCGACCACATCGGACGTCGGACGGTCATCTGGCCTGCGCTCCTCGTGCAGGTGGTGGCGATGCTCGTGTTCGCCACCGCTGGGGGCGTCGGCGGGCTGCTCGTGGGACGCGTGCTTCAGGGGCTGTCCACGGGCGCGGGTCTCGCCGGGGTGGGCGCGGCGCTGCTCGACACCGACGCCGAGCGTGGCCGGATCGCGAACTCGGCAGCGCCTCCGATCGGGTCGGCAGTCGGGGCCCTGGGCTCGGCCGTGCTGGTCACTTTCGCACCCATGCCGACCCGCCTGGTGTACCTGGTTTTCGCCATCGTGCTGGTGCTGCAGATCGTCGCGTTGTCGCGGTTGCCGGAGACCGCGCCGCGCACGCCGGGAGCGGTGCGTTCCCTACGGCCCAGGCTGCGCGCGCCGCGGCGAGTACTGGCGCTGCTGGGCGCCGCCGTGCCCGTGCTGTTCTCCGTGTGGGCCGTATCGGGCCTGTTCGGAGCATTCGGCCCGCACCTCGCCGCCCTGCTCACCGGGTCGTCATCCCCCGTACTCGGCGCCCTGCCCATCGCGATCGTCGGGGCGGTGGCGCCGGTGGTCGCGTTCTCCACCACCGGGCTGGCCGGGCGTAGGTCACTGGTTTACGGCATCACAGGCCTGCTGACGGCGCTCGCGATCACCGCGATTTCGCTGCTGTTGGGCCAGATGTGGCTCCTGCTGGCGGGTGCGGTGGTGGCGGGAATCGGCTTCGGATTGGGCTTCCGAGGTGCCATGGACCTGGTACTGCCCGCCGTCGACGAGTCCGAGCGCGCGGACACCTTGTCGCTGCTCTACATCGCTTCCTACCTCGGGTTCGGCGGACCGGCCATCGTGGCTGGCATCGTGTTGCAGAGCACCGGAAACCTGACGGCGACGACGCTCGGCTACGCCGTCGTCCTCGCAGTGCTCGCCGCAACGGCGGCCGGCGTCCTCCGCCTGACCGGCGACACCGAAGGAACGAACTCGTGA